One window from the genome of Deinococcus sp. NW-56 encodes:
- a CDS encoding LON peptidase substrate-binding domain-containing protein has product MSLPLFPLPNTVLFPGQVLPLYVFEPRYRELLARVQASGEPFGVVRLQPRLEGGTTLLDRIGRVGTLAHLLEAETHEDGTSSILVVGGERFRVREFDPTHAYLSAEVDPWPLDPDPLGAPAEEATARRLLSDLLRLHPTETEAIRSNAPDTPLLLASYAAALLPLDAEQREEALRAPTLLDRLDMLRAAVPLGARELN; this is encoded by the coding sequence ATGTCGTTGCCGCTCTTTCCCCTCCCGAACACCGTCCTCTTTCCGGGACAGGTGTTGCCGCTCTACGTCTTCGAACCGCGTTACCGCGAACTGCTGGCACGGGTGCAGGCGAGCGGGGAGCCTTTCGGCGTGGTGCGGCTGCAGCCCCGGCTGGAGGGCGGCACGACCCTGCTGGACCGCATCGGGCGGGTGGGCACCCTGGCGCACCTGCTGGAAGCCGAGACGCACGAGGACGGCACGAGCAGCATCCTCGTCGTGGGGGGCGAGCGCTTCCGGGTGCGCGAGTTCGACCCCACGCACGCTTACCTCAGCGCCGAGGTGGACCCCTGGCCGCTGGACCCCGACCCGCTGGGTGCCCCCGCCGAGGAAGCCACCGCCCGGCGGCTTCTGAGCGACCTGCTGCGGCTGCACCCCACCGAGACGGAAGCCATCCGCTCCAACGCGCCGGACACGCCCCTGCTGCTGGCGAGCTACGCCGCCGCCCTGCTGCCGCTGGACGCCGAGCAGCGAGAAGAAGCGCTGCGGGCGCCCACCCTGCTCGACCGCCTCGACATGCTGCGGGCGGCGGTGCCGCTGGGGGCGCGGGAGCTGAACTAG